The Ahaetulla prasina isolate Xishuangbanna chromosome 3, ASM2864084v1, whole genome shotgun sequence genome window below encodes:
- the LOC131194271 gene encoding copine-1-like isoform X1 yields MAQCVTKVELSLSCDNLIDKDVGSKSDPLCVLLQNVGGDQWTELDRTEKIKNCQNPQFSKKLLIDYYFEKVQKLKFGIYDIDNKSYDLSDDDYLGGAECTLGQIVSSKILVQPLMLKKGKPAGKGIITICAEEIKDTRVVSIDVEARNLDKKDFLGKSDPFLEFYKQSDSGKWQLVYRSEVIKNNLNPCWKKFSVPLQTFCSGDFNRQIKVHCYDYDSDGSHDLIGSFESTLSQIQKAGDSSPVEFECIHPEKKRKKKSYKNSGIIRLKSCKIETEYSFLDYIMGGCQINFTVGIDFTGSNGDPKSPDSLHHISPNGINEYLTAIWCVGGVVQDYDTDKLFPAFGFGAQVPPDWQVSHEFALNFNPANPYCQGIQGIIDAYRQALPQIRLYGPTNFSPIINHVARFAAHSVQEKSASQYYVLLIITDGEITDLDQTRQAIVNASKLPMSIIIIGVGSAEFKAMEFLDGDDGVLKSLAGEPVARDIVQFVPFRQFQNAPREALSQAVLAEIPKQLVSYFKKAGLTPVKLPSEKQP; encoded by the exons TTGGATCGAActgaaaaaataaagaattgtCAGAATCCTCAATTTTCAAAAAAGCTGCTAATTGATTATTATTTTGAGAAAGTTCAGAAGCTGAAGTTTGGTATATATGATATTGATAATAAGTCATATGACTTAAGTGATGATGATTACCTTGGAGGAGCTGAATGTACTCTGGGTCAG ATTGTATCAAGTAAAATACTTGTTCAGCCTTTAATGTTGAAGAAAGGAAAGCCTGCAGGAAAAGGCATTATTACG ATTTGTGCAGAAGAGATTAAAGATACCAGAGTTGTTTCTATTGATGTTGAAGCTCGGAATTTAGACAAAAAG GATTTTTTAGGCAAATCAGACCCATTTTTGGAATTCTATAAACAGAGTGATAGTGGAAAATGGCAGCTTGTATACCGATCAGAG gtaATTAAGAACAATTTAAATCCTTGCTGGAAAAAGTTCAGCGTACCTTTGCAAACATTTTGTAGTGGCGACTTCAACAGACAAATCAAG GTGCACTGTTATGATTATGATAGTGATGGGTCACATGATTTAATAGGCAGTTTTGAAAGTACCCTGTCCCAGATACAGAAGGCAGGTGACAGTTCTCCG GTTGAATTTGAATGTATTCaccctgaaaaaaaaagaaaaaagaagagttaCAAAAACTCTGGCATTATTAGATTGAAATCCTGTAAG ATTGAAACAGAATATTCATTCCTGGATTATATCATGGGTGGTTGCCAAATTAACTTCACT GTGGGGATAGATTTTACTGGTTCCAATGGAGATCCAAAGTCACCAGATTCTCTTCACCATATTAGTCCAAATGGAATAAATGAGTATCTCACTGCTATCTGGTGTGTGGGTGGTGTGGTCCAGGATTATGACAC TGATAAGCTGTTTCCTGCCTTTGGATTTGGAGCTCAAGTTCCTCCAGATTGGCAG GTTTCCCATGAATTTGCACTGAACTTTAATCCTGCAAACCCTTATTGCCAAG GAATCCAAGGAATTATAGATGCCTATCGACAGGCTTTGCCTCAGATTCGTCTTTATGGTCCAACAAACTTCTCCCCAATTATAAATCACGTTGCTAGATTTGCTGCTCATTCAGTGCAAGAAAAAAGTGCTTCT CAATACTATGTTTTACTGATAATCACAGATGGGGAAATAACTGATCTGGACCAAACTAGACAAGCCATCGTAAATGCCTCCAAGCTGCCCATGTCTATCATTATCATTGGTGTTGGCAGTGCTGAGTTCAAAGCCATGGAATTTTTGGATGGGGATGATGGTGTCTTGAAGTCATTGGCCGGGGAGCCAGTTGCACGAGATATTGTCCAGTTTGTGCCTTTTAGACAGTTCCAAAAT gcTCCTCGGGAGGCACTTTCCCAGGCAGTATTGGCTGAAATCCCTAAACAGCTAGTCTCCTACTTCAAGAAAGCTGGCCTGACTCCTGTAAAATTGCCTTCGGAAAAGCAACCATAA